In Methanonatronarchaeum sp. AMET-Sl, one genomic interval encodes:
- a CDS encoding diadenylate cyclase, which yields MEKEIIDKSIEMANELGASALIVIVGDRDITELIEDDYDFSVFIVTSHESKYSGEHEEFKITTEGGTQNFSKQLNEAVVHAYMKGKIEIGDTIVGVGSINEDAVGMLVYRVSEHPIFESVSQGTSNIDTDLIKTVINLAIKIGNEGREGKAIGTGFIVGDIDNVLEKSHQILINPYKCQKKEVRDVRNHDNWENIKEISQVDGVFLIDDEGMVRSAGRYLDIHGKEIDLKKGLGARHIACAGITKETDAIAISVAKSGGVVRMFKDGEIIGEIEPTVRILPV from the coding sequence CAATCGAAATGGCAAATGAACTAGGAGCTTCAGCTTTAATTGTTATAGTTGGAGATCGAGATATAACTGAACTTATAGAGGATGACTACGATTTCTCAGTGTTTATTGTAACCTCCCATGAAAGTAAATACTCTGGAGAACATGAAGAGTTTAAGATAACAACAGAGGGAGGCACTCAGAACTTCTCTAAACAATTAAATGAAGCAGTTGTTCATGCTTACATGAAAGGCAAGATAGAGATCGGTGACACTATCGTGGGTGTTGGCAGTATAAATGAAGATGCAGTAGGAATGCTCGTATACAGGGTTTCAGAACACCCTATTTTCGAAAGTGTTTCACAAGGAACATCAAACATTGATACAGACCTAATTAAAACCGTTATAAACCTAGCTATAAAGATTGGTAATGAAGGACGTGAAGGCAAGGCTATAGGAACAGGTTTTATTGTTGGGGACATCGATAACGTCTTGGAAAAATCACATCAAATTTTAATAAACCCCTATAAATGCCAGAAAAAAGAAGTTAGAGACGTAAGAAACCATGATAACTGGGAAAACATAAAAGAGATATCTCAAGTTGACGGTGTCTTCCTAATAGATGACGAAGGGATGGTAAGGTCTGCTGGCAGATACCTAGATATCCATGGAAAAGAAATCGACCTAAAAAAAGGATTAGGAGCCAGACACATAGCTTGTGCAGGTATAACAAAAGAAACAGACGCAATCGCAATTTCAGTCGCAAAAAGCGGTGGTGTAGTCCGAATGTTCAAAGACGGAGAGATAATAGGAGAGATCGAGCCAACAGTAAGAATATTACCAGTATGA